DNA sequence from the Candidatus Izemoplasmatales bacterium genome:
ACGCGATCGTGGCGGGGACGCTGATCGCCCTCAACACGCAGGAGACCTTCCTGACGGAGGTCATCAAGTACTACAACGTCGGCACGTACCTGATCCTGTTCGGGATCCTGATCGGGATGGCGCTTCTGATCTCGGGTAAATACTGTCGTCGCGTCTTCGGGGAGTCCGTCCAGCGGACCCTGAAGGCCGAGTGAGGAGGTGCCGGCGATGATCTCCCTGTCCCATGTCCAGAAATTCTACAACAAAGGCAAGCAGAACTTCATCCACGTCGTGAACGACACTTCCCTGACGTTCCCCGAGGTCGGCCTCGTCGCCATCACCGGTCCGTCCGGATGCGGCAAGACGACGCTCCTCAACATCATCGGCGGACTCGATTCCTTCGACTCCGGGAAGATCGTCTTCGACGGCGAGACGATCGAGCGCTACGATCCGAAGCGGATCGACGCGCTACGCAACAAGTACGTCGGCTACATCTTCCAGAACTACAACCTGATCGTCGACAAGACCGTCTACGAGAACGTCGAGGCGGCCCTCAACATCGCCGGCCTCTTCGACAAGAAGGCGGTCGAGGAGCGCATCAACTACGTGCTCCGCAGCGTCGGCATGTACAACTTCCGCAAGCGCAACGTCCAGGCGCTCTCCGGCGGCCAGCAGCAGCGCGTCGCGATCGCCCGCGCGATCGCCAAGAACCCGAAGGTGGTGCTCGCCGACGAGCCGACCGGCAACCTCGACGCCAACAACACCTTCGAGATCATGGGCATCATCAAGAAGATCAGCCAGACCTGTCTCGTGATCCTCGTCTCGCACGAGCGCGAACTCGTCGACTTCTACGCCGACCGGGTCATCGAGATCGCCGACGGAAAGGTCGCGAAGGACGAGCTGAACGAAGGCAACCGCACCCTCGAACACGTCGACGACCGCAACGTCTACCTCCTCGACCTCGAGAAGGAGACGGGCGTTTCGCCGGTTCCGGTGACCTTCTACCACAAGGGCGACGTCCCCGCCGGAATCGACCTCAAGGTCATCCATTTCAACAACACCCTCTATGTCAAGGCGGATGCCTCGGTCAAGGTGAAATACCTCGCCGACGACTCCGAGATCCGCCTCCTCGAGGAACATTACAAGAAACCGGAGACCGAGGACATCGCCAAGTCGTCGTTCGACCTCGCCCAGTTCGGCGCGGTCGAGCGCGAGGCCGGACGCGGATCGTTCATCCGCTTCCGAGACAGCCTCCTGTCGGGATTCCGCAAGATCCTCGGCCAGCGCAAGTTCTTCCGCCGCATCTTCCTGATCGCCTATTTTCTCATCTCCGCGCTCACCGTCTACAACCTCGCTTCCTTCGGAAACCTCACGAAGGTCGACCCGTCCGAGTTCATGACGACGGGGAAGGACCTCGTCGACGTCACGATCAAGCAGGGAATGTCGTACGCCGACGTCCTTGCGATCGTCGCCGACACGTCCGCCGTCGGCGTCTCGCCGTACGTCTCGCTGTTGCCCGTCGGCGTCACCGCCGAGGACTACTACCAGGGCAGCGGCAATCAGGCGATGGCCGCCTACACGCAGGGGTTCCCGGTTCCGGTCTCGCGTCTGGGCACCTACGAGATGGAAGCCGGCGCGATGCCCGCGAACAACCGCGAGATCGCCGTCGACGTCTGGATCGCCGATGCGATCCTGAAGCAGAAGGCGGTCCTCGACCTCGGCGTCGACACCTACGAGGAACTCCTCGGGGCGACCGTCTCCTACGGCTACTACACGAGCGGAATCCCGCTCACGATCGTCGGCGTCGTCGCTTCCGACGCTCCCGTCCTGGTCCTAACGGACGCGAACATCCTCGCGTTCTCGGAGACCCTTTCCGCCTACAACGCCGTGCCGTACGGCACTGCGACCGGGCATTACGACATCGTCGCGGGCGCGGACATCGCCGCGTCCGACGAGATCGTCGCGGCCGCGGATACCGGGATGACGATCGGCGAAGACCTGATGATCGCCGGCTCGTCGGTCACGATCGTCGGCCTATATGAAAGCGACGAGACCTACGGCTACGTCTTCAACGATTCGCTGTCGATGAAACTGACGATCCAGAACCGGCTTTCCTCCGGCGAGGGATCCAGCCTCCTCTTCTATGCCGACGACGTCGACCTCGCCGCCGGCGAGATCGCGGCGCTCGACTACGAGGCCGCCGACGCCTACGGCACCGCCCGCAGCCGCTATGTCGCTGAGACCCGCGCGGCCGTCGCCGGCCGCATCACGACGATCCTCGTGACCCTCGGCGGCATCGTCGTCTACATCTTCTTCATGACGCGGTCGTCGATGCTCGGACGGATCAAGGAGATCGGCATCTACCGCTCGATCGGCGCCACCAAGGGCGACATCTACAAGATCTTCGTCTCCGAGATCCTCGCCTTCACGGCGATCGGCTCGCTGCCCGGGTATCTGATCATGACCTACGTCGTGGGCGAGATCGAGAAGACCTTCGGGATGATCTCGTCGATCTTCTACTTCCCGCTTCACCTCTTCCTCCTCGGCATCGTCGGGATCTTCGCGATCAACGTCATCTTCGGCATGATCCCGATCTTCTCGCTCCTCCGCAAGACGCCTTCGGAGATCAACGCCAAGTACGACATTTGACGTCCTTCCGCGCCCGTTTCGACGGCA
Encoded proteins:
- a CDS encoding ABC transporter ATP-binding protein/permease; the encoded protein is MISLSHVQKFYNKGKQNFIHVVNDTSLTFPEVGLVAITGPSGCGKTTLLNIIGGLDSFDSGKIVFDGETIERYDPKRIDALRNKYVGYIFQNYNLIVDKTVYENVEAALNIAGLFDKKAVEERINYVLRSVGMYNFRKRNVQALSGGQQQRVAIARAIAKNPKVVLADEPTGNLDANNTFEIMGIIKKISQTCLVILVSHERELVDFYADRVIEIADGKVAKDELNEGNRTLEHVDDRNVYLLDLEKETGVSPVPVTFYHKGDVPAGIDLKVIHFNNTLYVKADASVKVKYLADDSEIRLLEEHYKKPETEDIAKSSFDLAQFGAVEREAGRGSFIRFRDSLLSGFRKILGQRKFFRRIFLIAYFLISALTVYNLASFGNLTKVDPSEFMTTGKDLVDVTIKQGMSYADVLAIVADTSAVGVSPYVSLLPVGVTAEDYYQGSGNQAMAAYTQGFPVPVSRLGTYEMEAGAMPANNREIAVDVWIADAILKQKAVLDLGVDTYEELLGATVSYGYYTSGIPLTIVGVVASDAPVLVLTDANILAFSETLSAYNAVPYGTATGHYDIVAGADIAASDEIVAAADTGMTIGEDLMIAGSSVTIVGLYESDETYGYVFNDSLSMKLTIQNRLSSGEGSSLLFYADDVDLAAGEIAALDYEAADAYGTARSRYVAETRAAVAGRITTILVTLGGIVVYIFFMTRSSMLGRIKEIGIYRSIGATKGDIYKIFVSEILAFTAIGSLPGYLIMTYVVGEIEKTFGMISSIFYFPLHLFLLGIVGIFAINVIFGMIPIFSLLRKTPSEINAKYDI